A segment of the Cohnella algarum genome:
AAAGCACGGGGCGAACAAGCCGGCTACCGCACGGAAACGAAAAAAATGAAGACGCAAATCCACAAAGTGCAAAACAATCAAAAGCGGCGCACGGGCGTTTAAGCGAACTGCAGAAAGGATGAAGCTCCATAGACGAGCTTCATTTTTTTTTTTGCATTCAAAATGTACGTCTGGCGATGGGGAGCAGTGTGCTCGTTGTGTAAATATAGTTAACATTAATTGTAACAATTTTATTGTCAGACGTGAAAAGTTCAAGTATGATCATGGGTAATCTCGCACGGGGGGAAGTATTTCGTGAACAACTGGTACAAGAAACAGCTGCTTTCCTACTTTCCTATTTTTTTACTTACGATCACCGTGATCGTACTGCTCGGTCTGGTCGTCATTTCCGATATTTCGCGGAAAGAAACGGAGAAGGCGAACCGAATGTCTGCCGACTACGTTGCGGATACGATGGTCCGGTCGCTTGACGATATCGAGAACGCCGTTCTCAAAGAGCTGAACAAAAACGAAAGCATCGCAACGTTTGCCGAAGCGCCCGGACTCGCCGGACACGATGAAAGCCTCCTCCTCTACAATGCAGCTGCCTCGCTTCGTTCCCTGATTGAAGGGAATCCGGTCATCCATTCGATTTATTTGTACCGCGCGAAGGACGGCCTGATTATATGGCCCAACGGCAAAACGACCCTCGATTCGTTCGGCGACACGGCTTTCCTCCGAAAGGTACTCGAAGACGAACGGCATACGACGGACCGTTGGTCGGAAACGCGCTGGCTCCAGGACAGGTTCGTCTCTTCTCCCGCCCGGGTCATCTCCCTCGTCAAGCAGCTTCCCGTTCCTTTCGGCGACAAGGGCGTAGCCGTCATTAACGCGGACGTAAGGGAGCTGCGAAGCTACATCGGCGATATTGCCGATACGAAGATCAGCTACCTGGATGTCGTGGACACGGCGGGGCAACTCGTCATGTCGACGGACGAGGAAGGGGAAAACGGCCGGAAAGGCGGTGGAGTCAAGCAGCTTGCGGAAATCGAAGTGCCCGATACCGCATGGACGATCCGCAGCGGCATCAAGCAAGGGCAGTTCTTCGGATGGTTTTCACTGATTTCCTACATATGGGTGGCGATCGGTTGTGCCGTCATCGGGCTCAGCCTCGGATACGTAATTTACATTTCGAAACGGAACTACCGCCCGATCCAGATGATGATGAACAAGCTGGAATCGATACAACTGAACTCCTTGCCGGACGATCGCAAGGTGGACGACCTTTCCTTTATCGGACAGGCCCTGGAGGATCTGATCGACCAATCCCGGCATTACGAGGAAGGAAGACGGGAGCATCTGATTACGAAGCGCAGGCAGTTTTTCATGGATTTGGTCGAAGGTACGGGAGTCGTTGCGGAAACGGATTGGGAGGAAACGATTCCTTTGCCGTATAGGGACGACGAATGCCCTGCCGACAAAGGCGTCATCGTGGCGGAGCTCGGTCATGAAGCCTTCCTGGGGGAAGGAAAGCCGCAGGATCAGGCTATGCTGCGCCTCGCCGTGCAAAGCATCGTGCACGACTTTTTGGACAATTCGTCCATGCGCGCCTGGTGCGAGTGGATAAGCGGGGGCAGGCTGGGCGTCATTTGCCGGATGGAGGAGGGGAAAAGCGCGAAGGAAACGCTTCTCCCTAAGGTGGCGGCCTGCCGGCAGTGGGTCGAAGAGAACTTCGGAATCCGTTTCGTGTTTGCGCAAGGGGTTCCGGTCGCATCGTGGGAAGATCTTCCCGTTTCATACGCTTCCGCTACCGCGGCGCTTGGCTACAAGCTGACCGGCGGCGAGACATTGATCGTTGCGGAAGAACGGGTCGGCGGTTCGGCAGAAGATGCACATTCCTACTGGGTCCGGATCGCGGAAATGGCAAAGGCGTTCCGCCTTGTACACGACGGGTGGAGGGATCAGCTAGCCGGACTGTTTAACGATTTTCGGACTTACCGGTTAAACGATATGCAAATCCATATGATTTTGGCCGCGCTGGAAAAGCTGCTTAAAAAAGAAACCGGGAACGAGGTTCTGGCGTCCGAGACGATGCGGCAAGCCTGGATCCGGCTCGACGTCGAAGCGATGGTGACCGAAAGCTCTTCGCTGGACAGTCTGGAAGCGAACCTGACCGAAGCGTTGAACGAAGCGTACCGGGCTTACGTCAAGGTGTTCGAAACCAACAGTTTTCAGGCCGTCGCGGTGGGGATGCGCACTTACATCGAGGAGCATTTTGACGACCCGGATCTTTCTCTGAAGCACCTAAGCGACCGGTTCGGCATGAACGGAAAAAACGTCAGTCAACTGTTCAAAGACGCGTTCGGCGAAAATTTCGTGGACGTCCTGCTCCGGCTGCGTATTGAAAAGGCAAAACGGCTGTTGACGGAAACGGATTTAGGGCAACAGGACATCGCTCAGCAAGTCGGATATTCCAATGCGATTACGTTCGGCCGCATGTTTAAAAGAGTCGTCGGCGTTACGCCCGGGGATTACCGGAAGAAACATGTCTGAACGATCCGGAACGGAAGCGGCCGCCCGCTCAAGCGGGCTCGGCCGCTTCTTTCCTAGGGATTTCTATTACATAAACCTTACATTGCAAATTCTGAAAAACAGTTTATTCGCGATTTTCAGTGTCATAAATCATGACGCAAAAAACGGGGCTAAGGTTTATTGGCGGAAAACAAGTTTATTGTCTGCGGCGAGAACGGGATGACATACTGGACTCGTTCCCGGCAGGCGCCGGAACGCAAAAAATCGGATAGGGGCTGAAGAGAAATGGAGAGAAGGTACCAAAGACGCGGGTACGGCAAGATCAGGTCGGCGCTGTTGGCGACGGCAATCGGGCTCACGGCGATCCTCGCGGCATGCTCGAATTCATCGGACAGCGGCTCGGCAAGCGGCAATGCTTCTTCCCAAGAGAAAGTCGCCTTAAAGGTCGAGGTGTTCGACCGCGGAAACGCGCCTTCCGGACTTAGCGTCACGGACAATTACTTGACCCGGTACGTTCAGGAGAATTTCGGGGACCCGAACAATATCGAAGTGCAATATGTGCCGGTTGCGAGATCCGAAGAAGTCCAGAAGCTGAACGTTCTGATGGCCAGCACCAACGACGTGCCCGACATCGTGTTTACGTACGATTCCGGCACGTTTCAAAGATATGCGTCCCAAGGCGGCTTGATGGACCTGACGGAGACGCTTGACGAGCACGGTCCCAACCTGAAAGCGTTCCTGGGCGAGGATACGTTGAAATACGGCCAGATCGACGGGCAACAATTGGCTATCCCGGGCCGCCGTCTCGTTCTTGGCAAATACTCGTCGTACATTCGACAGGATTGGCTCGATCAACTCGGTCTTTCCGTCCCGCAGACGACGGATGAGCTGTATGCGGTTTTAAAGGCGTTCAAGGAGCAGGACCCGGGCAACACCGGCGGCAAGGTCATTCCGCTCGGGATGTCGGTCGCTCCGGCCCAGTTCGAATCGCTCATCTGGTCCTTTATCGAGCCGTTGACCGAGGAACAGAAATACACGCTGACGCAAAAGCTGGGCTCCAGCGACTATCCCGTTCTGCTGCCGGGTTTCAAGGAAGCGCTGCGGTTTATGAACAAGCTGTACAACGAAGGCTTGATCAGTAAGGATTTCGCGCTCGACAAGGACAAAAAACAGCTGTGGCAGGACGTCCAGAACGGACTTGTCGGCGCCTTTTCCGAGGATGCGGGAGAACTGTACTTCGACTACAACGGCACGTACAAAAACCTGCAAACGAACGTGCCCGGAGCCGTCATGACGCCAATCGATCCGTTTTCGAATTCCGAGGGCAAGCATCCGAAGCCGGGATATGCGCCTAACGCCATGTATATCATGATTCCGAAATCCAGCGAACGCGCGGTCGAGGCGATCAAATATTTGGATTGGATGGCTTCCGGCGACAATTTGTTTTTCATGCAAAATGGCGTGGAGGGAGAGAACTATACGCTCGAAGACGGGATTCCGGTGCTGAACGCGGATGCCGCGCAAGAAATCAAGGATCGCCTGTTCAACTACGGGGATATGGCGATCATCGTAAACGGCAAGTATATCGGCGAAACCGAGCAAAACAACGAAGCCTACATTCGCCAAACGCCCAAGGAATATCACGAAGACATGCGAAAATCCGTCGACATTTCGAATACGGACAAGCTCGACCAAATCGTGCTGTCCCGTCCGATCGAGGCCGAATCGAAGTACGGAAGCGTATTGACGGACAAATACAATGAAATGATCGTCAACACGACAATGATCGGCACGGATAAATTCGACGCTACGTTTGACAGCCTGATGAAGGAATATATGGCGAGCGGCGGTCAAGCGATTTTGGACGAACGGACCGGAGTTTACAAAGAAATGAACCCGTAAACGGATCGGCCGCGTTTAGGGCGGGGCCTTTCGGTTCCGCCCGTTATCAACAGGCTAAGGAGGACCCCGATGAGAGCGTCCGTGTATGCAAGCAGGTACTGGCAGCTGTATGCGCTGCTGGCGCTGCCGCTCGTTTATTTTATCGTGTTCAAGTACGGTCCGATGTACGGCATCCAGATCGCGTTCAAAGACTTCAATCTCTTTCAGGGAATTACGGGAAGCGAATGGATCGGTCTCGAAGCTTTTCGGGAAGTGTTTCGCAACCAAGAGTTTTACCAGACGCTGCGCAATACGCTGATGCTGAACTTTTTGGATCTTCTCGTTTCGTTTCCGGCTCCGCTTGTTTTGGCGATCATGCTGTACGAGTTGAAATCCTCCTGGTTCCGCAAGCTTTCCCAGACGATTTTGTACGTTCCGCACTTTATTTCCTGGGTGATTATCGGCGGCATCGTCTACCAGGTATTCGGCACGCAATCCGGCATGATCAACAACGTTCTCGCCGGCCTTGGGTTCGAGGCGGTTCCTTTTCTGACGGAAAAAAACAAGTGGCTGATTACGTATTTGTTGACGGGCGTCTGGCAGAGCGCGGGCTGGGGGACGATCCTGTATTTGGCCGCTCTTACGGGCATTAACCGCGAGCTGTTCGAGGCCGCGGAGGTGGACGGCGCCGGGCGGTTTAAGCGCATTTGGCACATTACGCTGCCGGGACTTAAAACGACGATCGCAACGCTCCTTATTATCAACCTCGGCCACATCATTACGATCGGTTTCGAACGGCCGTACGTCATCGGCAATCTGGCGGTGCGGGATTACTCCGACGTTCTGAGCACGTTCGTTTATCGGGTCGGTCTCGAATCGGGCCAGTACACGCTGGCGACCGTCGTCGGCCTGTTTCAGGCGGTCGTCGGCCTCGTATTCGTATTGGGCGCCAACTTCTTGTCTAAAAAATTGACGGACGAAAGCGTTCTATGACTTCGTTTAAATTTATCCGCGTTTAACGCGTGTAATTCGGAAGGAAGTGCAATCATGAGCGAACGAACGGCAAACCGGATTTTCGACACCTCCAACGTCGTTCTCATCGCCGCGGCCGTGTTGCTGTGCGCGGCACCGTTTCTGCATATTATCGCGATTTCCCTCAGCTCCTCCCGCGCCATCATGTCGGGCGAGGTTACGCTGTATCCCATAGAGCTGACGTTCGAGGCCTACAAACGAGTGTTCACGGACCCGTCGATGCTGCAATCGTTGGGATTTACCGTCATGCTGACGGTCGTCACGACGGCGCTCTGCATGATCGCGACGGTGGCGGCCGCTTATCCATTATCGAAGTCGAAGCTTAAAGGGCGCAAGTTTTTGATGGTTGTTGTCATGATCACGATGTTTTTCAGCGGAGGCATGATTCCCGAATACATTCTGATCCGGAATCTGGAATTGCTGAATACGATGTGGGCGCTGGTGCTGCCGGGACTGATCAGCCCTTTCTATCTGATCATTATGATCTCGTTTTTAAAGGGAATCCCGGAAAGTCTGGAGGAAGCGGCCGAAATTGACGGCAGCTCGCATTTTAACGCGTTATTCCGGATTGTGCTGCCCTTGTCGATGCCCGTCATCGCAACGCTCAGCCTGTTCTACGCCGTGGGCCGCTGGAACGGGTTCCAGGATACGCTGATGTATATTACGAAGCCGGAGCTGTATCCGCTTCAGTTAAAGCTGTATCAGATTATTAATATCAGCCAGTCCAGCGAGCTGCTTCGGATGGAGGGGGCGGGCATGTATCAGGTTCTGCCGGAAGGACTGAAGGCGGCGAGCGTCATTTTCGCGACGGTTCCGATTTTGCTCGTTTATCCTTGGCTGCAGCGGTATTTCGTGAACGGAGTCATGATCGGGGCCGTGAAAGGATAATGGGCAATCCGCTTGCCGCGTCAACTGCGCGAAGATTTCCTTATTTGCTGTTGAAGCTGCGGTTCTTTTACTTGGCGACCGGTCTTGCCGGCGGACTTTTGAACCCCTATATCGGAACGATTTTCAAGGAAAGCGGGCTCGGCGATTCCGCCGTCGGCCTTATCATGGCCTGCTCGTCCGTCCTGATCGTTGCGGCGCAATTGTTCTGGGGGCGGCTGGCGGACCGCTACCGGTTGACGAAGCCTATTCTGCTGTTGAGTCTGGCGGTGCCGGCCGCTCTTTCTCTGCTGTATCAGGCTCCGTCCATTCCCGTCATGATCGCCGCCTACATGACGGTCGTGACGTTTACGGCGCCGCAGGCTCCGATCAGCGACGCTTATGCGGTGCCGGCGGCTCGAGCGGCCGGTTCGTCCTACGGTACGATCCGCTGCTTTCAAAGTATCGGAAACGCGCTGGGCGGCTACGGGGCGGGCCTGTTCGTTTCGACTTATGCCCCAAGCAGCCTGGTTGTGCCGTTTTTTCTGTTAAGCTGCGTCGGGATCGCGGCGGTTTGCGTTTTGCCGAAGCAGGGGGCCGTCAGTGTCGCCAATCGTTCGTTGTCGGGCGGCATTTCGTTTCTGCTGAAGAACAGGGAAGCGGCGCTGTTCTTAAGCGCCTGCTTCCTGATCAACCAGACGTTGACGGCGTTCAACACCTATTTCGTGATCGTCTTCCAGCATGCCGGCGGGAGCAGCGAATGGGCCGGGACGGCGCTGATGATCGCGGCGATTTCGAACGTGCCGTCGATGTTTTTGGCTTCGGCCGTCATCGGGCGGCTCGGGTTGGAGAAAACGATGATGATCGGGGCGATGGCTTATATCGCCCGATGGGCGATCCAATATTTGCTGCCCGTTCCCTCGGTCATGGTGGGGGTTCAAGTGCTTCAGGGACTTTCCTTCGGGTTGTTTTACGTCGCCGCTGTGGAATATGTGGCGCGGCTGGTGCCCGCCGGCATGCAGGCGACGGGACAAAGCGCGTTCAGCATGGTTTTCGTCGGCATGGCGGGCATGGCGGGCAACCTGCTCAACGGCTTTCTGCTGGAAGCGGGCGGTCCGTCGCTGATGAACGCGGCGTGTACGATCAGCGCGGCATGCGGGGCGGCGCTTCTGGCCGTCATTGTCAAAGGCACCGGATCGAAGCGGAGCTCCCGTGCCTCGGAATCCGGCGAAATGCAAAGGGATGGCTAGAGAGGAGACGTACGAAAAATGAAGGCAACGATAACCCCATGGTCGCCAATGCCGCCGGAACGGGAATTTCTGGTTAGGCAAGCGATGCGGGTGATGGACCGGAACTACGACGAACAGGCGTCGCTGGTGCGAGAGACGGAGGGGGGAGAGCTGTCGACCCGAAGCAGCGCCCATTACGCGCTGGGGCTGCTTATTCGCGGCGAACCCGGAGATCGGGAAAAAGCCAGCGCCATCCTGCAACGGGTGCTGGATATGCAACTCGACGCGCCGGATGAAATCTATCACGGCACGTTCCGGGTATCGCCCGAAGCGCCGGTTCCCCCGGCCGGTCATATGGCCTGGGGGACGTTTCCGCCGGGCATCGCCTATTCCATTCATACGACGATGGAAGCGGTATTCCGGCGCTTCGCCGCGAATATCGGCCGGGCGCTGCCGGGCCTGCTGACAGGCGAAGCGGAGCCTGCCGTTCGCGACGGCTTCCGCCATGCAGTAAACGAAGTGCTTCCGCCCGTTTGGGAGAGCTACGACCCGAATTGGCGCGAATTCATCGCATGTACATTCGCATTGCTGCTGGACCGGTTCGAGGCGGAGCTCCCGCCCGGTTTGGTCGCCCGGATCGACGGGGCGATGGGCAAAGCCGTCGGCGCTTCCCTTGCTCGCCGCCTGTCCCAATCGATCCCGATGAATACGAACATCGAGCTGATGCACGCGTTTATCGTCCATTATTACGGGCACCGCTATCGTGACGAGGCCTGGATCGAACACGCGGAACGGGAAGCGGAACGGCTGCTCGCGGCATACCGCGAATTCGATTCGTTCCCCGAGTTCAATTCCACGACATACTACGGCGTGGACCTGACGGTCCTCGGGATGTGGAGGGAGCATGCGCGAACGGAATCGTTCCGAAGCGCCGGCAAAAAGCTGGAGAGCGGCCTGTGGCGAAACCTCGCGGATTTTTACCACCCCGGTCTTGAAAACGTGGCGGGCCCGTTCTCCCGGGCCTACGATATGGAAATGAAGGAGCACAGCTCTCTCGGCGTCTTCCTTTATCTGGCGCTGGGCGAGTCGTGCCGGCATTTGGCCGTTGTCAACTGCGAGACAAGCCACGACCCGCTTATCGCGCTAGTCGGTGTCGACGTTCCCGAAGACGTCCTGCCGCGGCTGCGGGAATTCGGCGGAGAACGCCATATTCGGAAGTCGTTTCGGGAACTGTGCGAGCGGGACAAGCCCGGCGCCAATACCCATCTTTGCCGTGCCGAAGCCTGGATCGGCCGCGATTTGATGATCGGGGCGATGTCGGGCAGCCGGAATACGAGCGGCCAGCTGCATCCGGCCACGATTCACTGGCGGACGGAGAGCGGGGAACGCTATTCCTTGCGGCTGCTCCGGAGGGCGAAGGGTGAGCAATGGAGCCGGCACCTGCGGGGCGTCACGTTCGAAGCGAAGGCGGCGGAACGGCGGCTCGAAGCCGAAATTTGCGTCCGGTCGGACGAGGAGATAGAGGTGTTCTTCGAGGTGTCGGGCCCCTGTCTGGAGCCGGCGCAAATATCGGAAGACCGCTGGTCGTTTCCGGGACTGTCCTGCATCGTATCGGCCGAAGCCCCGCAGCCGGCCGTCCGCATGAACGGCGGCCGGCTGGAGATCGTTTATCCCTGCCGTTCGGGCCCGGACGCATGGAGCCGTTTGCGCTTCGAGCTTCAACTGGAGACCGCGCGCCTATAACCGGAATAGACGCCGCCCGCCGCCAATCGGATGGGCGGCGTTTTTGTTTCACGGCACAGAAAGGGCAAGCA
Coding sequences within it:
- a CDS encoding cache domain-containing protein, yielding MNNWYKKQLLSYFPIFLLTITVIVLLGLVVISDISRKETEKANRMSADYVADTMVRSLDDIENAVLKELNKNESIATFAEAPGLAGHDESLLLYNAAASLRSLIEGNPVIHSIYLYRAKDGLIIWPNGKTTLDSFGDTAFLRKVLEDERHTTDRWSETRWLQDRFVSSPARVISLVKQLPVPFGDKGVAVINADVRELRSYIGDIADTKISYLDVVDTAGQLVMSTDEEGENGRKGGGVKQLAEIEVPDTAWTIRSGIKQGQFFGWFSLISYIWVAIGCAVIGLSLGYVIYISKRNYRPIQMMMNKLESIQLNSLPDDRKVDDLSFIGQALEDLIDQSRHYEEGRREHLITKRRQFFMDLVEGTGVVAETDWEETIPLPYRDDECPADKGVIVAELGHEAFLGEGKPQDQAMLRLAVQSIVHDFLDNSSMRAWCEWISGGRLGVICRMEEGKSAKETLLPKVAACRQWVEENFGIRFVFAQGVPVASWEDLPVSYASATAALGYKLTGGETLIVAEERVGGSAEDAHSYWVRIAEMAKAFRLVHDGWRDQLAGLFNDFRTYRLNDMQIHMILAALEKLLKKETGNEVLASETMRQAWIRLDVEAMVTESSSLDSLEANLTEALNEAYRAYVKVFETNSFQAVAVGMRTYIEEHFDDPDLSLKHLSDRFGMNGKNVSQLFKDAFGENFVDVLLRLRIEKAKRLLTETDLGQQDIAQQVGYSNAITFGRMFKRVVGVTPGDYRKKHV
- a CDS encoding extracellular solute-binding protein, translating into MERRYQRRGYGKIRSALLATAIGLTAILAACSNSSDSGSASGNASSQEKVALKVEVFDRGNAPSGLSVTDNYLTRYVQENFGDPNNIEVQYVPVARSEEVQKLNVLMASTNDVPDIVFTYDSGTFQRYASQGGLMDLTETLDEHGPNLKAFLGEDTLKYGQIDGQQLAIPGRRLVLGKYSSYIRQDWLDQLGLSVPQTTDELYAVLKAFKEQDPGNTGGKVIPLGMSVAPAQFESLIWSFIEPLTEEQKYTLTQKLGSSDYPVLLPGFKEALRFMNKLYNEGLISKDFALDKDKKQLWQDVQNGLVGAFSEDAGELYFDYNGTYKNLQTNVPGAVMTPIDPFSNSEGKHPKPGYAPNAMYIMIPKSSERAVEAIKYLDWMASGDNLFFMQNGVEGENYTLEDGIPVLNADAAQEIKDRLFNYGDMAIIVNGKYIGETEQNNEAYIRQTPKEYHEDMRKSVDISNTDKLDQIVLSRPIEAESKYGSVLTDKYNEMIVNTTMIGTDKFDATFDSLMKEYMASGGQAILDERTGVYKEMNP
- a CDS encoding MFS transporter, giving the protein MLLKLRFFYLATGLAGGLLNPYIGTIFKESGLGDSAVGLIMACSSVLIVAAQLFWGRLADRYRLTKPILLLSLAVPAALSLLYQAPSIPVMIAAYMTVVTFTAPQAPISDAYAVPAARAAGSSYGTIRCFQSIGNALGGYGAGLFVSTYAPSSLVVPFFLLSCVGIAAVCVLPKQGAVSVANRSLSGGISFLLKNREAALFLSACFLINQTLTAFNTYFVIVFQHAGGSSEWAGTALMIAAISNVPSMFLASAVIGRLGLEKTMMIGAMAYIARWAIQYLLPVPSVMVGVQVLQGLSFGLFYVAAVEYVARLVPAGMQATGQSAFSMVFVGMAGMAGNLLNGFLLEAGGPSLMNAACTISAACGAALLAVIVKGTGSKRSSRASESGEMQRDG
- a CDS encoding ABC transporter permease, which produces MRASVYASRYWQLYALLALPLVYFIVFKYGPMYGIQIAFKDFNLFQGITGSEWIGLEAFREVFRNQEFYQTLRNTLMLNFLDLLVSFPAPLVLAIMLYELKSSWFRKLSQTILYVPHFISWVIIGGIVYQVFGTQSGMINNVLAGLGFEAVPFLTEKNKWLITYLLTGVWQSAGWGTILYLAALTGINRELFEAAEVDGAGRFKRIWHITLPGLKTTIATLLIINLGHIITIGFERPYVIGNLAVRDYSDVLSTFVYRVGLESGQYTLATVVGLFQAVVGLVFVLGANFLSKKLTDESVL
- a CDS encoding carbohydrate ABC transporter permease, encoding MSERTANRIFDTSNVVLIAAAVLLCAAPFLHIIAISLSSSRAIMSGEVTLYPIELTFEAYKRVFTDPSMLQSLGFTVMLTVVTTALCMIATVAAAYPLSKSKLKGRKFLMVVVMITMFFSGGMIPEYILIRNLELLNTMWALVLPGLISPFYLIIMISFLKGIPESLEEAAEIDGSSHFNALFRIVLPLSMPVIATLSLFYAVGRWNGFQDTLMYITKPELYPLQLKLYQIINISQSSELLRMEGAGMYQVLPEGLKAASVIFATVPILLVYPWLQRYFVNGVMIGAVKG